AATGATATCAAGACAATTCAGGCCGAGTACGACCGCCGGCAGCAGAACTATGGTGTTTTCAAAACTGGCCTCTTCCCATATCTTAAAAAAGGACGCACCCTCGCCGAGGATAGCCGGGAAATCTTTCTGATTCCTTTACGAGAAATCGCAATCTCATCGGAACGGATCGAATATAATTCGGCAGAAATCAAATCACTCATGGCCCAGTTGCCAACTCAAGCCCGACAGCTTTATATCGACAACAAATTGGCTTTAGAACTGCTCAAAACCAATCAGCTGGCTGGCTTAAAGCCCTCTAGGCCTGAGGTTGCGATCGCAATGGAGCAAGCCGATACAAAATCTTTTCAGCAGATCCGTTTTGCTCCGATGGCGCGTATGTATCGCAGGCTTGTTAGAAAAGACTATCAGCGGATTGAAAGCCTCGTTGATATCCGCAAAATCTATGATCAGCTGCTAGTTGGCTTGATCGATTCTCAGCAGCTGCCGGATGGCGCCTTTTTCCGTGCCGGTCAGACGACTGTACTGGATAAAAATCGTGACAGCGCTTATGAGCTGCCGGCTGATGAAAACGGCTTGGAAAATCGTTTGCAGCATTGGCTGCAGTTTATTTCTAATAAGAATATCCCCTTTATGATTAAAGGCTTGCTGGCACATGCTTATTTCATTAATATCCGGCCTTTTTACGACGGCAATCTGCGTACAGCCCGCTACATACTGACATCATATCTGGCCAGAAAACTCGATATCATCACAGCTTTGAGCCTTGCCAGTGCTATCAGCGACAACCAGGAAAAATTTCAAAAAGCGCTGTCTGCTGTCGACGACTACCGGAATTATGCAGAAGGCAGTTTCTTTGTTTTGGATATGCTCTCGATGATTGAAGAAAAACAGCAGCAGCTGCTTGAAGAATTAAGTGCCAGCTGCCAGGCATTTCAACTGAAAAATGAAAAAATCCGTCAACAGCATGCGACGGCTGAGACGGATTATTATGTCTTAAACACGCTATTGCAGTCCGGCCTATTTGCGGCTGGCATCGACCAAGGCCTGCTGGACCGAGACATCCTCAGCCAAGCAAAAAATTATGGTTTATCAAAACGCGCTGTCGGCCTCGCCTTAAAGGACCTGACAAACAGGCAACTCATCCAGCTGGTCAAGAAAAATCCGATGCAGCACGTGTTCGAGATGAATTAGTCTTGTGACGACGACGGAAAATATCACTCATGTGCAAGCAGGCCGAAAAAGCCATGAACAGCTATATAATTAACAACAACCGAGCAAACGGCTGGTCAAATTAATGTTAGAAAGTGCCTCTTATGTCAGATAAAAAAACACTCATTTTTGCCCATCGTGGTATTCCCGCGCTAATAGCGGAAAATTCTCTCTCATCATTTCGATATGCAGTTGAGCACCATGCTGACGGCATTGAATTCGATGTCCATCTGACTAAAGACCGCATCCCCGTGATCATGCACGATGAACGTTTGGATCGTA
The Oenococcus kitaharae DSM 17330 DNA segment above includes these coding regions:
- a CDS encoding Fic family protein, coding for MAYKTLKTVAYEAHNDIKTIQAEYDRRQQNYGVFKTGLFPYLKKGRTLAEDSREIFLIPLREIAISSERIEYNSAEIKSLMAQLPTQARQLYIDNKLALELLKTNQLAGLKPSRPEVAIAMEQADTKSFQQIRFAPMARMYRRLVRKDYQRIESLVDIRKIYDQLLVGLIDSQQLPDGAFFRAGQTTVLDKNRDSAYELPADENGLENRLQHWLQFISNKNIPFMIKGLLAHAYFINIRPFYDGNLRTARYILTSYLARKLDIITALSLASAISDNQEKFQKALSAVDDYRNYAEGSFFVLDMLSMIEEKQQQLLEELSASCQAFQLKNEKIRQQHATAETDYYVLNTLLQSGLFAAGIDQGLLDRDILSQAKNYGLSKRAVGLALKDLTNRQLIQLVKKNPMQHVFEMN